In Candidatus Eisenbacteria bacterium, the genomic stretch GGACACCCGGTGCTCCCCGGTGTCGAGCCAGAAATTGCGCCGGTCGAACCAGAACTGGTGCAGCCACGGCGTGTTGTCCGCGTAGTGGAACACCGAGTAGTCCAGCGCCAGCCGGGCCGCCAGCCGGCGTCCTCCCGGCCGCTGCCACTCCCGTTCCAGCAGGGCGGTCCAGTCCGACACGCGGTTGGACAGGTCGGGGATCTCGCGCAGCGAGTCGCTGTAGGCCTTGGCGCTGTCGTTGCCCAGGGCGTAGACGTGCGTGGCATGCAGTTCCCAGCCCAGCGCGGCGCGCGCGCCGCCGAACAGCGGGCCGGACCACTCCAGCTTCGCGCGGTGGTCCCGCGCCAGGCGGAAGTCCTGTGGCAGCACGCCGGGCTGGACCACGGTGCTCCAGATGGTGGAGTCGTTCCGGCTGAAGAAGTACGAGCGGGACACCGAGCCGGAGGATCCCGTGTCCAGGATGTTCCGACCGAAGAGGTATCCGCCCCGCACACGGTGGCCTCCGCGGGCGTAGTCGGCGTCGGCGCCGGCCGCCCACCAGCGCTCGATGGCCTGGGTGGCGGATGTGATCCGCTTCTCGATGACCAGCCCCGTCGAATCCATGACGCTGGGCTCGGCGATGACCGCGAGCCCGGGGTTCTGGCCCCGGTCCAGGCGGGCGTTGAGGCCCAGGGTCAGGCCCGGCTTGAGCTCGCGGGCGGCGCGAACCGCAAGGACGTTCTTGGCCTGGTCGCCGAAGCTGCGCTGGTAGTCCGCCGCGAACGCGGGGCCCACGAACCGGGGTGTCCCGGGACCGAAGTACACCACCAGGGGAACCACCGCCAGCGTCGGCCGGCCCGTGCCCCCCGGCTGAAAGTTGTCCGCGTAGAGCAGGCGCACGTCCGCGCCGAGGAGGGTCCGGCGGGCCTGCATCCCCTGCTGCCGGTATCCGAATGCGTGGCGGTAGATGCCGATGTTGCCCACCAGGCCCAGCGGGTCGCCCCAGGCGGGGATGGAGTCGTTGTCGAAGGCCAGCAGGTCGATCTGGTCGGTGTGCAGCCGCAGGGAGCCGCGGTCGAAGTTCAGGCGGGTGCGGAAGAACTGCACCCCGTCGTACTCGCTCTGGATGTTGGTCAGGACGCGGGCGTCCAGCACGTCGCTCATCCGCGCGGCGAAGTTCACATCCAGGTCGAACGTGGGCCGGCCCAGCTCCATGCGGTTTTCGTCCGCGGGGTTCTTGCGCGAGATGTACTCGGTGATGAACCGTCCGCCGATCACCAGCTTGGGATTGAGCGGGGTGTTGGAGGTGGCGGCCTGTGCCTGGAGCTTCCCGTCCGCGGTGACGCGGACCACGGAGTTGCCGAACTCCCCGGCGGTGACCTGGTTGTCCGGGTCGGCCAGCCACTGCCCGTCCACGTAGAACTTGTACTGCTGCTCGCCGGCGGGGAGCTTGAGGGTGACGCTCCAGGTGTCGCCCTCCCGGATCATGGGGTTGGCGCCGTTGTTCCAGCTGTTGAATGCGCCCACCCAGAACACCTTCTCCGCTCCCGCGTTCACGTACGTGAAGCGGATGCCGTCGGCGGTCACCGACACCTCGGCGCGCGCGGGCGCCGCCGCGGAAATCACGAGTGCGGTCAGTGCCGCCAGCGCGGCCGCCAGGAGGCCCAGCCTGCCGGGCACTTTCGCCAGTTTCATTCGGAGGTCCCCCGCCGCGCGGCCCCGGAGGGTCCGCCGGCCCAGCGTCCCGGCCGCGTCGCGCCCGGGCATCAGAATTTCCCCTTGAA encodes the following:
- a CDS encoding glycogen-binding domain-containing protein, which encodes MKLAKVPGRLGLLAAALAALTALVISAAAPARAEVSVTADGIRFTYVNAGAEKVFWVGAFNSWNNGANPMIREGDTWSVTLKLPAGEQQYKFYVDGQWLADPDNQVTAGEFGNSVVRVTADGKLQAQAATSNTPLNPKLVIGGRFITEYISRKNPADENRMELGRPTFDLDVNFAARMSDVLDARVLTNIQSEYDGVQFFRTRLNFDRGSLRLHTDQIDLLAFDNDSIPAWGDPLGLVGNIGIYRHAFGYRQQGMQARRTLLGADVRLLYADNFQPGGTGRPTLAVVPLVVYFGPGTPRFVGPAFAADYQRSFGDQAKNVLAVRAARELKPGLTLGLNARLDRGQNPGLAVIAEPSVMDSTGLVIEKRITSATQAIERWWAAGADADYARGGHRVRGGYLFGRNILDTGSSGSVSRSYFFSRNDSTIWSTVVQPGVLPQDFRLARDHRAKLEWSGPLFGGARAALGWELHATHVYALGNDSAKAYSDSLREIPDLSNRVSDWTALLEREWQRPGGRRLAARLALDYSVFHYADNTPWLHQFWFDRRNFWLDTGEHRVSYDRLVMLGGDNVVSWKPSLSADVLRDGRLNLRWQGTWNCVSFDTRPKYMENLFQATLKAGSRTQLYWDMRWAKYDDPVLQLGHGYVDQFLRLSYAFSPTISFEGSLGVDPFVLDPPVNEYAYVGRDLFLFARGANGANAQDNYLGLARLIPAAEKALEDERRIQLRAVVRF